GACCGCTTTTCCTGAGGGTTTCCATATCCCCCGGGCTTGCGGCAATTCCCGGCGAGAGGGCAAGAAAGACCATCGCCATCCCCGCCGCGACAAGAAAGAAGGTTGTCATATACTCCTCCTTTTTCTCTTTTTCCCATACCATCCTATCGGGATATTATATATTGTAATACAGGGGCGGTCCGAAAGACCTTCCTTCCCACCGTCCATCAACAGCGGTAAAAATAAGACCAAAAGGTGAAAAAAAAGATCACCTCGACCCTCCACTCCGGGCCATCTCCCCTCCCGTGGCGGGGACCCTGCCCCGGACCATCCCCGCTCATCCCGAGCCCCGCGTTTTTCCAATAACCACAATGCAAAACTCCTTCTCAAGATATCTTAAAAAAGCCTTGACAAAAGCCTGTGGCGAAAGTATATATGTCTAAAGTGGTAAATTGTGGGATAAGGTGGGATAAAAGTGTTCTCTGGAAGATATGAATACGGGTTGGACGAAAAGAGCAGGGTAAGCATCCCGGCCAGGTTCCGGGAAACCCTCTCTGCCGCCTATGATATGAGACTTATCCTGACTAACCATGCCGATTACATTGTAGCATATCCTTATAAAGAGTGGGTCGATTTACAGGAAAAGATTTCGACTCGTGAAAATATGACAAGCGACGAGGCGGCCATCCTGAGGTTCATCCGCTCCGGCGCCGTTGAATGCCCTATCGACAAGCTGGGAAGGGTCCTCATCTCCCCCTCCCTCAAGACCTATGCGGCCATAAAGAAAAACGTCATGGTAGTGGGAAACTACCGGAAGATCGAGATTTGGGCACTCGAAAAGTGGGATGAGGAATATCGCAGGGTCACTGAGGACCGCGACAAGATGCAGCAGGTCATCGCGAGATTCGGCCTCTGATGGGCGTCGCTCATATACCTGTTCTTCTCGCCGAAGTGACGGACAACATGGTGAGGAACGAAGAAGGGGTATATGTGGATGCCACCCTCGGCGGGGCGGGCCATGCATCCGCCCTCCTGGAAAGATACAATAAATTGAGGCTCGTGGGCCTCGATGTGGATGAGGATAATCTGAAGTTTGCGGAAGAGAAGCTCGCCCCGTTCAAAGAAAGGGTTACGCTCGTGAGGGGCAACTTCAGGGATCTGGC
The nucleotide sequence above comes from Syntrophorhabdaceae bacterium. Encoded proteins:
- the mraZ gene encoding division/cell wall cluster transcriptional repressor MraZ — protein: MFSGRYEYGLDEKSRVSIPARFRETLSAAYDMRLILTNHADYIVAYPYKEWVDLQEKISTRENMTSDEAAILRFIRSGAVECPIDKLGRVLISPSLKTYAAIKKNVMVVGNYRKIEIWALEKWDEEYRRVTEDRDKMQQVIARFGL